Proteins found in one Panthera tigris isolate Pti1 chromosome B3, P.tigris_Pti1_mat1.1, whole genome shotgun sequence genomic segment:
- the AEN gene encoding apoptosis-enhancing nuclease, producing the protein MVPREGPESAQRLCPSLAGLNAKDVLRRKHKTRSRQHQRFMARKALLQVQGLLSTPAGPGSSPLPARPEALPGSEATSSRMQRPRNESGGASCSRKPTPRESTAPWPSKCVAIDCEMVGTGPRGRVSELARCSVVSYHGDVLYDKYIRPEMPIVDYRTRWSGITRQHMRTAIPFQVAQKEILKLLKGKVVVGHALHNDFQALKYVHPRSQTRDTTYVPNLLQRPGLHTRTRVSLKDLALQLLHKKIQAGRHGHSSVEDAVTAMELYRLVEVQWEQQEAGSLPACPEDREPDSGTDTEQYMEDRYWPEDPAQGPSGGAGDAQDRGE; encoded by the exons ATGGTACCCCGGGAAGGCCCTGAGTCTGCCCAGCGCCTGTGCCCTTCCCTGGCTGGCCTGAATGCCAAGGATGTGCTTCGGAGAAAGCACAAGACGAGGAGCCGACAGCACCAGCGATTCATGGCCCGCAAGGCCTTGCTGCAGGTGCAGGGGCTGCTGAGCACGCCCGCAGGGCCGGGATCCTCCCCACTGCCCGCACGGCCGGAGGCACTGCCGGGCTCCGAAGCCACCAGCAGCAGGATGCAGCGTCCAAGGAATGAATCTGGAGGTGCCTCGTGCAGCCGAAAGCCCACGCCCAGGGAATCCACAGCACCCTGGCCCAGCAAGTGCGTGGCTATCGACTGCGAGATGGTGGGCACGGGGCCCCGCGGGCGGGTGAGTGAGCTGGCCCGCTGCTCTGTGGTGAGTTACCACGGCGACGTCCTCTACGATAAGTACATCCGGCCGGAGATGCCCATCGTGGACTACCGTACTCGCTGGAGTGGCATCACTCGACAGCACATGCGCACAGCCATCCCCTTCCAGGTGGCCCAGAAAGAg ATCCTCAAGCTCCTGAAGGGCAAGGTGGTGGTGGGGCACGCGCTACACAACGACTTCCAGGCCCTCAAGTACGTCCACCCTCGCAGCCAGACCCGGGACACCACCTACGTGCCCAACCTGCTCCAGCGGCCTGGCCTCCATACGCGCACCCGGGTCTCTCTGAAGGACTTGGCCCTGCAGCTGCTGCACAAGAAGATCCAG GCTGGCCGGCACGGCCACTCGTCGGTGGAAGACGCCGTGACGGCCATGGAGCTCTACCGGCTGGTCGAGGTGCAGTGGGAGCAGCAGGAGGCCGGCAGCCTCCCCGCCTGCCCGGAGGACCGGGAGCCTGACAGCGGCACAGACACGGAGCAGTACATGGAGGACCGGTACTGGCCGGAGGACCCGGCCCAGGGCCCCAGCGGGGGAGCGGGGGACGCACAGGACAGAGGCGAGTGA